Proteins encoded together in one Terriglobia bacterium window:
- a CDS encoding serine hydrolase yields the protein MSKPANRRNFIKHSLAAAGAAWVASAGPGASEASDIREDPDISRLEKLKDQLAARQTTGLLVRRHNRTVYEWYADGWGPEKPHYAASMSKSLVGGMSLLLALDEGRTSVDGPAWKYIPDWKRDPLKSRITIRQLVTHTSGLEDAEEGGKPHAELTGWKGDFWKRKPNPFWIAIHQTPVIYPPGTKFAYSNPGFAALAYAITASLRGGPQPDIYTLLKDRVMDPIGVLDREWSIGYDGPTELDGLKIYATWGGASYTARATATLGQFMLQRGEWNGRQLISRKLAENVVKYAGMPLPDRQKEGPFLASGLGWYTNFDGIWPQVPRDAFVGAGAGHQVLLVVPSLELVVVRNGGVLEPKAPTYWGAMFDYLITPLMKALGPEATVPSAPLKPPYPPSPVIRKVTFAPSASIVRKALGSDIWPLTWADDDAQYTAYGDGWGFGPRTERKLSLGFARVAGNPEDFEGTNIRSPSGERVGDGPSGAKASGMLMVEGTLYMWARNCGNAQLAWSDDRAVTWRWEFRIEESFGSPAFLQFGRNYESARDGFVYIYSQDGPSAYQPSDGLVLARVAEARIRQRGAYEFFSHMDPAGAPVWTGDIRRRGNVFTFPGRCQRVGAVYNPFCRRYLLSLGFDQSGGWGIFDAPEPWGPWTTAYLTRDWGLGQTHDYRLPSKWISDGGKTLALVFSGREHDGVEYDALCVRRLRLEFVTGGRNVATAKAVPGRKVNYPALDLGV from the coding sequence GTGAGCAAACCAGCCAATCGGCGAAATTTCATCAAGCACTCACTGGCCGCAGCCGGAGCCGCCTGGGTCGCGTCGGCGGGTCCTGGCGCCTCGGAGGCGTCGGATATTCGCGAGGATCCGGACATCTCAAGGCTCGAAAAGCTGAAGGACCAGCTTGCGGCGCGGCAAACCACCGGACTGCTTGTGCGCCGCCACAACCGCACTGTTTACGAATGGTACGCGGACGGATGGGGGCCGGAGAAGCCGCACTACGCGGCCTCGATGTCAAAATCCCTGGTGGGCGGAATGTCGCTGCTGCTGGCGCTCGACGAGGGCCGCACCTCTGTGGATGGTCCTGCCTGGAAGTATATTCCCGACTGGAAACGGGATCCCTTGAAGTCGCGGATCACCATCCGTCAACTGGTCACGCACACTTCCGGCCTGGAGGACGCCGAAGAAGGCGGGAAACCGCACGCGGAATTGACGGGGTGGAAGGGAGATTTCTGGAAGCGAAAGCCGAATCCCTTCTGGATTGCGATCCACCAAACTCCGGTGATCTACCCGCCCGGAACAAAATTTGCATACAGCAATCCGGGCTTTGCAGCGCTCGCTTACGCCATCACGGCCAGCCTTCGCGGCGGACCGCAACCGGATATTTACACTTTGCTGAAAGATCGCGTCATGGACCCGATCGGAGTGCTCGATCGGGAGTGGTCAATCGGCTACGACGGGCCCACGGAACTGGACGGCCTGAAGATCTATGCCACCTGGGGCGGCGCATCTTATACGGCGCGGGCCACGGCAACACTCGGACAATTCATGTTACAGCGCGGCGAATGGAATGGCCGCCAGTTGATTAGCCGCAAGTTGGCTGAAAACGTGGTGAAGTATGCCGGCATGCCGCTGCCGGACCGCCAGAAGGAGGGCCCGTTCCTGGCGAGCGGCCTGGGCTGGTACACCAACTTCGACGGCATCTGGCCGCAGGTCCCGCGCGACGCGTTTGTCGGGGCTGGCGCCGGGCACCAGGTGCTGCTGGTGGTTCCAAGCCTTGAGCTGGTGGTCGTGCGCAACGGGGGCGTGCTCGAACCGAAGGCGCCAACATACTGGGGAGCCATGTTCGATTACCTGATCACGCCGCTGATGAAGGCCCTGGGGCCTGAAGCGACCGTTCCCAGTGCGCCCCTGAAGCCGCCGTACCCTCCGAGTCCTGTCATCCGCAAAGTCACCTTCGCTCCCTCGGCGTCTATTGTCCGAAAAGCATTGGGCAGTGACATCTGGCCTCTCACCTGGGCCGACGACGATGCGCAATACACGGCCTACGGCGATGGCTGGGGATTTGGGCCGCGTACGGAAAGGAAATTGAGCCTCGGCTTCGCGCGGGTGGCCGGCAATCCGGAGGATTTTGAGGGAACCAACATCCGCTCCCCGAGCGGCGAGCGCGTGGGAGATGGCCCCTCGGGTGCGAAGGCCAGCGGCATGCTGATGGTGGAAGGAACGCTCTACATGTGGGCGCGAAACTGCGGCAATGCCCAGCTCGCGTGGTCGGACGATCGCGCAGTGACGTGGCGCTGGGAGTTTCGAATCGAAGAGAGCTTTGGCTCTCCCGCCTTCCTCCAATTCGGGAGAAATTACGAGAGCGCCCGCGATGGATTTGTGTACATCTATTCTCAGGATGGGCCCAGCGCATACCAACCCTCGGACGGACTGGTCCTGGCGAGAGTCGCGGAAGCTCGGATTCGTCAGCGCGGGGCTTATGAATTCTTCTCCCACATGGACCCAGCCGGTGCGCCGGTGTGGACGGGCGACATTCGCCGCCGCGGCAACGTTTTCACCTTTCCCGGCCGTTGTCAACGCGTGGGCGCCGTTTACAATCCGTTCTGCAGGCGGTACCTGCTGTCACTTGGCTTTGACCAATCGGGAGGCTGGGGAATTTTTGACGCGCCGGAACCCTGGGGGCCATGGACCACGGCATATCTCACACGCGACTGGGGGCTTGGGCAGACGCACGACTATCGGCTGCCCTCCAAATGGATCAGCGATGGCGGGAAAACCCTGGCGCTGGTCTTCTCCGGCCGAGAGCATGACGGAGTGGAGTACGATGCCCTCTGCGTGCGTCGCCTCCGTCTGGAGTTCGTTACCGGTGGTCGGAACGTTGCAACCGCAAAAGCTGTGCCCGGCAGAAAAGTCAATTATCCCGCGCTCGACTTGGGAGTTTGA
- a CDS encoding Do family serine endopeptidase translates to MQHLSKQFLRDNFMGLSLAIISIVCLALTSAVYLGQRHSPDFVLAAGQAVDGPGIDHLEQLNKAYEQVADAVLPAVVNIRTTQVVHASQSPFSANPMWRQFFGNGPGLVVPQEQKEHDLGTGVIVSPDGYIVTNDHVVFWGKAKDIEVMLSNRKTFKATIVGSDKSSDLAVLKIDARNLPVARWGNSADLRVGDIVMAFGNPFGLNFTLTRGAVSALGRSSVTQDNFDHYIQTDAAINPGNSGGPLVNVKGQVVGINTAILSGDTGPEGEGSFLGIGFAIPSNTVKHVMEDLIGTGKVSRGYLGAQVQDLDPGLAKEFDVPDVSGALIQNVESGGPAAKAGITNGDVVRQFNGQPVSDAGSLVSMVTETSPGTEVTLDVLRNGKPASVKVTLGERPANGSEASGERPETSEGLLGGISIQNLTPALRNQLGVPGNVAGVAVTEVAPDSPAAEYLEQGDVIESINRQPARNVEDFNRLAAGVKGQVLLRVNRQGVGMFIVISSEGEGEQ, encoded by the coding sequence ATGCAACATCTTTCAAAGCAGTTTCTTCGCGACAATTTCATGGGACTGAGCCTGGCCATCATCAGCATCGTGTGCCTGGCCCTGACTTCGGCGGTGTACCTTGGCCAGCGTCATTCTCCCGACTTTGTTCTTGCCGCCGGCCAGGCGGTGGACGGGCCCGGCATCGATCACCTCGAGCAGTTGAATAAAGCCTACGAGCAGGTTGCCGACGCCGTTTTGCCCGCGGTGGTTAACATTCGAACCACGCAGGTGGTCCATGCCAGCCAGTCTCCATTTTCTGCAAATCCCATGTGGCGCCAGTTCTTCGGCAACGGTCCCGGCCTGGTAGTCCCACAGGAGCAAAAAGAACACGACCTGGGAACGGGCGTCATCGTTTCACCGGACGGCTATATTGTTACCAATGACCACGTAGTCTTCTGGGGAAAGGCCAAGGACATCGAGGTGATGCTCTCAAACCGGAAGACCTTCAAGGCCACGATTGTGGGATCCGACAAATCAAGCGACCTTGCGGTACTCAAGATCGACGCCCGCAACCTGCCCGTGGCCAGGTGGGGAAATTCCGCCGACCTTCGCGTGGGTGACATTGTGATGGCCTTTGGCAATCCCTTCGGCCTGAATTTCACTCTGACCCGCGGCGCGGTCAGCGCGCTCGGCCGCTCCAGTGTTACGCAGGACAATTTCGACCATTACATCCAGACCGATGCCGCCATCAACCCGGGCAATTCTGGCGGGCCGCTGGTGAACGTCAAAGGGCAGGTTGTGGGAATCAACACTGCAATCCTGAGCGGCGACACGGGTCCGGAAGGCGAAGGCAGCTTCCTGGGCATCGGCTTCGCAATTCCCTCGAACACCGTCAAACACGTAATGGAAGACCTGATCGGGACTGGCAAAGTGTCGAGAGGCTATCTGGGCGCCCAAGTCCAGGACCTCGATCCTGGATTGGCGAAGGAGTTTGATGTCCCGGATGTGTCTGGAGCACTGATTCAAAATGTTGAATCCGGCGGGCCGGCGGCGAAGGCGGGAATCACGAACGGCGACGTGGTCCGCCAATTCAACGGGCAGCCCGTCTCCGACGCAGGAAGCCTTGTCTCGATGGTGACGGAAACCAGTCCCGGCACGGAGGTTACACTCGACGTGCTCCGCAACGGAAAACCAGCGAGCGTGAAAGTCACGCTGGGCGAGCGTCCCGCCAATGGCAGCGAGGCCTCGGGAGAGCGCCCTGAAACGTCAGAGGGACTACTCGGCGGCATCTCTATCCAAAATCTGACCCCTGCCCTTCGCAATCAATTGGGAGTGCCCGGCAACGTTGCCGGAGTCGCGGTGACTGAAGTGGCGCCGGACAGCCCGGCGGCCGAGTATCTTGAGCAGGGCGACGTCATTGAAAGCATCAACCGGCAGCCGGCGCGCAATGTCGAGGATTTCAATCGACTGGCGGCCGGCGTCAAAGGCCAGGTCCTGTTGCGCGTCAACCGCCAGGGCGTGGGAATGTTCATCGTCATCTCTTCCGAAGGCGAGGGCGAGCAGTGA
- a CDS encoding PadR family transcriptional regulator translates to MANATIDLPQGTLDLLILKTLALGPQHGWAISDRIEQVSREVLSIKQGSLYPALHRLERRGWIRAKWGASKNNRRAKYYELTRAGRKQLEAEESAWRQLTTAVGQVLETA, encoded by the coding sequence ATGGCAAACGCAACCATCGATCTGCCGCAAGGCACTCTCGACTTGTTGATCCTCAAGACGCTGGCTTTGGGGCCCCAGCACGGCTGGGCCATTTCTGACCGCATCGAGCAGGTTTCACGAGAGGTCCTCAGCATCAAGCAGGGATCGCTCTACCCGGCGCTCCACCGGCTCGAGCGGCGCGGCTGGATCAGGGCAAAGTGGGGGGCATCGAAGAACAATCGGCGCGCCAAATATTACGAGTTGACCAGGGCCGGTAGAAAGCAGCTTGAGGCCGAAGAAAGCGCCTGGCGCCAACTCACCACCGCCGTCGGCCAGGTTTTGGAAACAGCGTGA
- a CDS encoding ABC transporter permease, whose protein sequence is MLPGNPAHTAESSRNLGTFPLLETLGQDLRYGLRQLRRNPGFTIVAVLTLALGIGTSTAIFSVLDGVLLKPLPYPHPEQLVGVWHSAPGINVALLNVSPSSYFIYREQNRTFQDIGIYQGDSVNITGVAQPEQVGAVDVTDGLLPVLGVTPMLGRLFTTADDSPGSAETVMLTYGYWARKFGGDRSVIGKTMTLDGKLHQIIGVLPREFDFMGRPGIALFLPLKFDRAKLFLGQFSYEAIARLRPGVTLAQANADVARMVPIMLRSFPAPPGFSLKMFQDARIGPNVRPLKQDVVGDVGKVLWVLMGGIGLVLLIACANVANLLLVRAEGRQQEFGIRAALGASRGRIAAELLFESLILALAGSLLGLGLAYGALRILVAVAPAGLPRLNEIAIDGTVVLFALAMSMVASLLFGSVPVVKYTGARLGTDLHESRRSMSASRERHRARSTLVIAQVALALVLLISSGLMIRTFLALTRVDPGFVGPSTLQTLRISISENEVKDPQRVVHMQEEILHKIEAIPGVSSAAISRSVPMDGNHWSDPVFAKDRTYSPGKLPLRIFEFVAPGYFKTSGTPFVAGRDFTWSDLYNKHPVAIVSEKLAREYWQDPSSALGKQIRVSTKDDWREVVGVVGDVRDEGMDKEAPALVYWPLLMNHFEGDEVNVRRGVAFSIRSPRAGSRSLMNEVQRAVWSVDSNLPLAEVHTLEYYCRRSIARTSFTLVMLGLAGSMALLLGIIGLYAVMSYSVSQRTHEVGIRMALGAEKRDVLNMVVGQGLRLALMGVALGVAGAFALTRFLTSLLYGVKPSDPLTFIVVSLILIAVALAACYIPARRAAKVDPMVALRYE, encoded by the coding sequence ATGCTCCCCGGAAATCCAGCCCACACCGCAGAATCCAGCCGCAATCTTGGGACGTTTCCCCTCCTCGAGACGCTCGGGCAGGACCTCCGCTACGGCCTTCGCCAGCTTCGCCGCAATCCCGGCTTCACGATTGTCGCGGTTCTCACCCTCGCCCTCGGGATTGGTACGAGCACTGCGATTTTCAGCGTGCTCGATGGGGTTTTACTGAAACCTTTGCCGTATCCGCATCCGGAGCAACTGGTGGGCGTCTGGCATTCGGCCCCCGGAATCAATGTTGCTCTCCTGAACGTATCACCCTCATCCTACTTCATCTATCGCGAGCAGAACCGCACGTTTCAGGATATTGGCATCTACCAGGGCGATTCGGTGAACATCACCGGCGTGGCCCAACCGGAACAAGTGGGGGCCGTGGACGTGACGGACGGCCTGCTTCCCGTTCTCGGCGTAACGCCCATGCTCGGACGGCTATTCACCACTGCGGACGACTCCCCCGGCAGCGCGGAGACGGTAATGTTGACCTACGGCTACTGGGCCCGTAAATTCGGCGGTGACCGCTCGGTGATCGGAAAAACGATGACTTTGGATGGAAAGTTGCACCAAATCATCGGAGTGCTGCCGCGGGAATTCGATTTTATGGGTCGGCCCGGCATCGCGCTCTTCCTGCCCTTGAAGTTCGACCGCGCCAAATTGTTCCTTGGCCAGTTTAGTTACGAAGCCATCGCCAGGCTCAGGCCGGGTGTCACGCTGGCGCAGGCCAACGCGGACGTGGCGCGTATGGTCCCCATTATGCTGAGAAGTTTTCCGGCGCCGCCGGGCTTCAGCCTGAAGATGTTCCAAGACGCCCGCATTGGGCCCAATGTCCGGCCGCTGAAGCAGGACGTGGTGGGTGACGTTGGCAAGGTCTTGTGGGTGCTGATGGGCGGCATCGGCCTGGTGCTGCTCATCGCATGCGCCAACGTGGCAAACCTGCTTCTTGTCCGCGCCGAAGGCCGCCAGCAGGAGTTCGGCATCCGCGCCGCGCTGGGCGCAAGCCGGGGCCGCATTGCTGCCGAACTGCTGTTTGAGAGCCTGATTCTGGCCCTGGCCGGCAGTTTGCTGGGCCTCGGGCTTGCCTATGGGGCGCTGCGGATACTGGTTGCCGTGGCGCCGGCCGGCCTGCCCCGCCTGAATGAAATCGCCATTGATGGCACCGTCGTGCTCTTCGCGCTGGCGATGTCCATGGTGGCCAGTCTTCTTTTCGGTTCCGTTCCGGTCGTGAAATATACGGGCGCGCGCCTTGGGACTGACCTCCATGAGTCCAGACGTTCGATGAGCGCGAGTCGCGAGCGGCACCGCGCGCGAAGCACGCTTGTGATTGCCCAGGTGGCGCTGGCGCTCGTCCTTCTGATCAGCTCAGGTCTCATGATTCGCACCTTCCTTGCCTTGACCCGTGTGGACCCTGGATTCGTTGGGCCTTCCACGCTCCAGACACTTCGCATCAGCATCTCCGAAAATGAGGTAAAGGATCCGCAGCGGGTCGTTCACATGCAGGAGGAAATCCTGCATAAGATCGAAGCCATTCCGGGTGTCTCCTCGGCCGCCATTTCCAGGAGCGTCCCCATGGATGGAAATCATTGGAGCGATCCCGTCTTCGCAAAAGACCGCACCTACTCGCCCGGCAAGCTTCCGCTCCGTATTTTTGAGTTCGTCGCGCCGGGCTATTTTAAGACTTCAGGCACGCCGTTTGTCGCCGGACGCGATTTCACCTGGAGCGACCTCTACAACAAGCATCCGGTGGCCATCGTTTCTGAAAAACTGGCGCGCGAATACTGGCAGGACCCATCGAGCGCCCTGGGCAAGCAAATCCGCGTTAGCACGAAGGACGATTGGCGCGAAGTCGTTGGCGTGGTAGGTGACGTTCGCGACGAGGGCATGGATAAGGAAGCGCCTGCATTGGTGTACTGGCCTTTGCTCATGAATCACTTCGAGGGCGATGAGGTCAATGTGCGCCGTGGCGTGGCCTTCTCGATTCGCAGCCCCCGCGCCGGCTCGCGGAGCCTGATGAACGAGGTCCAAAGGGCCGTCTGGTCTGTGGACTCGAACCTTCCCCTGGCGGAGGTCCATACGCTCGAGTACTACTGCCGAAGGTCGATAGCGCGCACTTCCTTTACGCTGGTGATGCTCGGCCTCGCGGGCAGCATGGCCTTGCTGCTCGGCATTATAGGCCTTTACGCGGTGATGTCCTACTCGGTGTCGCAGCGCACACACGAAGTTGGCATCCGCATGGCGTTGGGGGCGGAGAAAAGGGATGTTCTAAACATGGTCGTTGGCCAGGGGCTCAGGCTGGCGCTGATGGGTGTTGCACTCGGCGTCGCCGGAGCGTTTGCCCTCACGCGGTTCCTCACCAGCCTGCTGTATGGCGTCAAGCCGAGTGACCCGCTCACCTTCATCGTAGTCTCGCTCATCCTGATCGCCGTGGCCCTCGCAGCCTGCTACATCCCCGCCCGCCGCGCGGCCAAAGTTGATCCCATGGTGGCGCTGCGATACGAATGA
- a CDS encoding permease prefix domain 1-containing protein — protein sequence MIHDLLYRMRAVLWRRAMEAELDEELRSHLEHQAEKHLRSGLSREEAERRARFDFGDLDQVKNECRISWGVRLIDELAAEVRAGLHQARRKPVFSTVSALTLVLGLLANTMMFNGLTSVVERLSPHQQQASPVLAAQNSAPPPVNRSDIYSGLAVRKGPSKKASRVRPSPRLRENHPENVASAACRERAFVTAAFFLTPGVDRISAARWMLREAEDNRNHFVLISRTWQQARPGAGLEGLEMTLHSGGATYTVVEVISGNPEYPQQEGWTPLVLNARAAMSNSAQWGVLAVMEQPGQCVSISESLSSL from the coding sequence ATGATTCATGATCTTTTGTATCGCATGCGGGCCGTGTTGTGGCGAAGGGCGATGGAAGCGGAGTTGGACGAGGAGCTTCGCTCCCACCTGGAACACCAGGCGGAGAAGCACTTGCGGTCGGGCCTGTCTCGTGAAGAAGCGGAGCGGCGGGCGCGATTTGATTTCGGCGATCTCGACCAGGTGAAAAATGAGTGCCGTATTAGCTGGGGCGTGCGGCTCATCGACGAACTGGCTGCCGAAGTTCGCGCGGGATTACACCAGGCGCGGCGCAAGCCGGTTTTTTCGACGGTTTCCGCACTCACCCTGGTTCTCGGCCTTCTGGCCAACACGATGATGTTTAATGGCCTCACTTCCGTAGTCGAGCGGCTTTCACCCCATCAGCAACAGGCGAGCCCCGTGCTGGCTGCTCAAAATTCTGCGCCGCCGCCCGTGAACCGAAGTGATATTTATTCAGGCCTGGCTGTGCGGAAAGGTCCGAGCAAAAAGGCGTCGCGTGTCAGGCCCTCTCCGAGGCTTCGCGAAAACCATCCTGAAAATGTCGCCTCGGCGGCTTGCCGGGAGAGGGCGTTTGTGACAGCCGCCTTCTTCCTCACGCCCGGCGTGGATCGAATTTCGGCCGCCAGATGGATGCTCCGCGAAGCGGAAGATAACCGGAACCATTTTGTGCTGATCAGTAGGACCTGGCAGCAGGCCCGGCCTGGAGCCGGACTGGAGGGGTTGGAAATGACCCTGCATTCCGGCGGCGCCACCTACACAGTTGTGGAGGTCATTTCAGGCAATCCCGAATATCCGCAACAGGAGGGTTGGACACCCTTAGTCCTTAACGCTCGAGCAGCGATGTCAAATTCAGCGCAATGGGGCGTGCTGGCCGTGATGGAGCAGCCCGGCCAATGCGTCTCAATTTCTGAAAGCTTGTCAAGCCTCTAG
- the thiI gene encoding tRNA uracil 4-sulfurtransferase ThiI, whose amino-acid sequence MPEQVSLEKGIPTAEVAAKRLLVLHYHEIWLKGGNKRFFQSRLVAAVKRSLEDLSPRPLEVVLDRLLVQVPDENLLPLMVERLQRVFGLAYIGLAWEVSGGMPELARCARQVMERAGPRSFAVRAKIADTALGASSMEVEREIGAEILNALRAKGSAVRVNLSEPEVTCQVEVIPGRMLLYAERAEGPGGLPAATGGRLVMLLSGGFDSGVAAYKMMRRGAHLVFVHFFGSASPASGPSSPIAERMVRVLTPYQFTSRLYLVHFDAVQRQIVAGAPENLRVLLYRRMMARISREICRVERGLGLVTGDSVSQVASQTLHNLAAVDRGIDVPVYRPLAGDDKEEILRMARRLGTYEISCEPFEDCCPRFMPRSPAIFASPEQLDRAEQGLDVQALVTMGLESARALDFKYERGEVTRREGLPRRFEKFLDHRKALAAGAVGHRES is encoded by the coding sequence TTGCCCGAACAAGTTTCGCTTGAAAAAGGAATTCCCACCGCCGAGGTTGCGGCAAAACGCCTGCTGGTCCTGCATTACCATGAGATCTGGCTGAAGGGAGGCAACAAGCGATTCTTCCAGAGCCGGCTGGTGGCGGCGGTGAAGCGCAGTCTGGAGGACTTGTCGCCGCGCCCTTTGGAAGTTGTGCTCGACCGCCTGCTGGTTCAGGTGCCGGACGAAAACCTGTTGCCCCTGATGGTAGAGCGCCTGCAAAGGGTTTTCGGCCTCGCCTATATCGGCCTGGCATGGGAAGTTTCCGGGGGAATGCCGGAACTGGCCCGCTGTGCCCGCCAGGTGATGGAGCGCGCCGGTCCCCGCAGCTTCGCGGTGCGCGCCAAAATTGCCGACACCGCTCTGGGAGCCAGCTCGATGGAAGTGGAGCGCGAGATCGGGGCTGAAATTCTGAACGCCTTGCGCGCAAAGGGGAGCGCTGTTCGGGTGAACCTTTCTGAGCCGGAAGTCACCTGCCAGGTGGAAGTGATTCCGGGCCGCATGCTGCTCTATGCAGAACGCGCCGAGGGCCCGGGCGGCCTTCCCGCCGCTACGGGTGGCCGCCTGGTGATGCTGCTTTCCGGCGGGTTCGACTCCGGCGTGGCGGCCTACAAGATGATGCGGCGCGGCGCCCACCTTGTCTTCGTCCACTTTTTTGGCAGCGCCTCGCCGGCCAGCGGGCCGTCGAGCCCGATCGCCGAGCGCATGGTGCGCGTGCTGACGCCCTATCAATTCACCTCCCGGCTTTATCTTGTTCACTTCGACGCCGTGCAGCGGCAGATCGTGGCCGGCGCCCCGGAGAACCTGCGGGTGCTGCTCTACCGACGCATGATGGCCCGCATCAGCCGTGAAATCTGCCGCGTTGAACGCGGGCTCGGTCTGGTGACCGGCGACAGCGTTTCGCAGGTGGCCTCGCAGACGCTTCACAACCTGGCCGCCGTCGATCGCGGCATCGACGTGCCGGTCTACCGGCCGCTCGCCGGAGACGACAAAGAGGAGATCCTGCGCATGGCGCGGCGCCTCGGCACCTATGAGATTTCCTGCGAGCCGTTCGAGGATTGCTGCCCGCGCTTTATGCCGCGCTCGCCGGCCATTTTTGCCAGCCCCGAACAACTCGATCGCGCCGAACAAGGTCTCGATGTCCAGGCGCTGGTGACGATGGGTCTCGAAAGCGCGCGCGCCCTCGACTTCAAGTACGAGCGGGGAGAGGTTACCAGACGCGAAGGGCTGCCGCGACGATTTGAGAAATTCCTCGACCATCGGAAGGCCCTCGCCGCGGGAGCGGTGGGACATCGGGAATCCTGA